From Erwinia pyri, a single genomic window includes:
- a CDS encoding ABC transporter permease: protein MVVPILLSLLAGVTTNAFVGLKSGLTLRWVEQVWEMYAGTLWLSVLIALSCVACVLLVGVPAAWGLLKTPSRWAGRIEEFLLLPVALPGLATALGLIVVYGGFHDLRSSWLFILIGHVLFTLPFMVRPVLSVMRTSQLLQLEEAAASLGASFWRRFFTVIVPNCRNGILAGAFMVLTLSMGEFNITWMLHTPLTKTLPVGLADSYASMRLEVGSAYTLIFLAIVLPLLMAMSWLTRLTQRRTDAGTLSVKETV from the coding sequence ATGGTGGTGCCCATCCTGCTTTCCCTGCTGGCGGGCGTGACCACCAATGCTTTTGTTGGCCTGAAAAGTGGACTGACGCTTCGCTGGGTTGAACAGGTCTGGGAGATGTATGCGGGCACGTTGTGGCTCTCGGTGCTGATTGCGCTGAGCTGCGTGGCGTGCGTACTGCTGGTCGGCGTCCCCGCCGCATGGGGATTGCTGAAAACACCTTCCCGCTGGGCGGGCCGCATTGAGGAGTTTCTGTTGCTGCCGGTGGCGTTACCGGGGCTGGCGACAGCATTGGGGCTGATTGTGGTCTATGGCGGATTTCACGATCTGCGCAGCAGCTGGCTCTTTATTCTGATCGGTCACGTGCTCTTCACGCTGCCATTTATGGTGCGTCCGGTGCTGTCGGTCATGCGCACCAGCCAGCTGCTGCAGCTTGAAGAGGCGGCTGCCAGCCTGGGCGCCAGCTTCTGGCGGCGCTTCTTTACCGTTATCGTGCCGAACTGCCGCAACGGCATTCTGGCCGGCGCTTTTATGGTGCTGACGCTCTCAATGGGTGAGTTCAATATCACCTGGATGCTGCATACGCCGCTGACTAAAACTTTGCCGGTTGGGCTGGCGGACAGCTATGCCTCAATGCGACTGGAAGTGGGTTCAGCTTACACACTGATTTTTCTGGCGATCGTCCTGCCGCTGCTGATGGCAATGAGCTGGCTGACCCGGCTTACGCAGCGCCGGACGGACGCCGGAACGCTATCTGTTAAGGAGACAGTCTGA
- a CDS encoding ABC transporter substrate-binding protein yields MLQRKQFSKIAAAALLAGSALFSQMASAADAICYNCPPEWADWGTQLKAIARDTGINVPQDNKNSGQALAQLVAEKANPVADVAYLGVTFGIQAAKSDVVQPYKPAEWDAIPAGMKDPDGNWVALHSGTMGFMVNVDALGGLPVPQSWNDLLKPEYKGMIGFLDPSSAFVGYVGAVAANLAMGGTLNDFGPGLAYFKKLSANKPIVPKQTAYARLLSGEIPIMLDYDFNAYRAKYTDKANVAFVIPKEGTITVPYVISLVKNAPHGDNGKKVIDYVLSDKGQAIWANAYLRPVRPEAMSAEAKKRFLPESDYARAKTVNYQQMADVQKAFSARYLSEIQ; encoded by the coding sequence ATGTTACAGCGTAAACAGTTCAGCAAGATTGCCGCCGCCGCGCTGCTGGCGGGAAGTGCTCTGTTCAGTCAGATGGCGTCAGCCGCTGATGCCATTTGTTATAACTGCCCGCCAGAGTGGGCCGACTGGGGCACGCAGCTGAAAGCGATTGCCAGAGATACCGGGATCAACGTCCCGCAGGACAACAAAAACTCCGGCCAGGCGCTGGCACAGCTGGTGGCTGAAAAGGCCAATCCGGTAGCAGACGTGGCCTACCTGGGGGTGACCTTCGGCATCCAGGCAGCCAAATCTGATGTGGTTCAGCCCTATAAACCCGCAGAGTGGGATGCGATCCCGGCCGGAATGAAAGATCCTGACGGCAACTGGGTAGCGCTGCACTCCGGCACGATGGGCTTTATGGTGAACGTGGATGCGCTGGGCGGCCTGCCGGTACCGCAGTCCTGGAACGATCTGTTAAAGCCTGAATACAAAGGCATGATTGGCTTTCTCGATCCTTCAAGCGCCTTCGTTGGCTATGTTGGCGCTGTTGCGGCAAATCTGGCGATGGGCGGCACGCTGAATGATTTCGGTCCGGGCCTGGCTTACTTTAAAAAGCTCTCTGCCAATAAACCGATTGTGCCGAAGCAGACGGCTTATGCCCGGCTGCTCTCTGGCGAGATCCCGATTATGCTGGACTACGATTTCAACGCCTATCGTGCAAAGTATACCGACAAGGCCAACGTCGCCTTCGTGATCCCGAAAGAGGGGACTATCACCGTGCCTTACGTCATCAGCCTGGTGAAGAACGCGCCGCACGGCGACAACGGCAAAAAAGTGATCGACTATGTGCTTTCCGACAAGGGACAGGCTATCTGGGCCAACGCTTATCTGCGTCCGGTTCGTCCGGAAGCGATGTCGGCGGAAGCGAAAAAACGTTTCCTGCCGGAAAGCGACTATGCCCGTGCTAAAACGGTCAATTATCAGCAGATGGCTGATGTGCAGAAAGCTTTCTCTGCCCGTTATCTGAGCGAGATCCAGTAA
- a CDS encoding beta-barrel assembly-enhancing protease, whose protein sequence is MINRLKKCALASLIITLTTASLPVRADLSDNLPDIGTTAGNTLSINQELAMGDFYVRQLRASAPLINDPLLNDYINQLGERLVAHAWSVKTPFHFYLISNDEINAFAFFGGNVVLHSALFRYTDNESQLASVMAHEISHVTQRHLARAMEEQQRNAPLTWVGALGSILLAMANPQAGMAALSGTLAGTQQGIISFTQQNEQEADRIGIQVLQRAGFDPEAMPNFLQKLADQSRFSSKPPEILLTHPLPDSRLSDARNRANQMKPVVVQSSQDYYMAKVRALGMYATGQNQLTDDILATLSKGNTREQAAAQYGKAVQFLQAKSFANAKKIVAPMLAKEPANAWYLDIMTDIDIGLKQPQQAIAMLLAAKGASASPVVQLNLANAYVEAKQPASASKILYRYTWAHKEDPNGWDLLAQASADQGLNDEEQAARAESLALNGQLDQAIRSLSSASSAVPLGSLKQARYDARIDQFRQLQERFRKYQKS, encoded by the coding sequence ATGATTAACCGCCTGAAGAAATGTGCGCTGGCCTCGCTCATTATTACGCTGACTACCGCTTCCCTGCCAGTCAGGGCGGACCTCAGCGATAACCTGCCCGATATTGGCACCACCGCCGGTAACACGCTTTCTATTAATCAGGAGCTGGCAATGGGCGACTTCTATGTCCGCCAGCTGCGGGCCAGCGCGCCGCTGATCAATGACCCTTTGCTGAATGATTACATCAATCAGCTTGGAGAGCGGCTGGTGGCGCATGCCTGGTCGGTGAAAACCCCCTTCCACTTCTATCTGATCAGCAATGATGAGATCAACGCCTTCGCCTTTTTTGGCGGCAACGTGGTCCTCCACTCGGCCCTGTTTCGCTATACCGATAATGAGAGCCAGCTCGCCTCGGTTATGGCGCATGAAATCTCACACGTCACTCAACGCCACCTCGCGCGCGCTATGGAAGAGCAGCAGCGTAACGCGCCCCTGACATGGGTGGGCGCGCTCGGCTCTATCTTACTGGCGATGGCTAACCCTCAGGCAGGGATGGCGGCATTGAGCGGTACGCTGGCGGGCACTCAACAGGGGATCATCAGCTTTACCCAGCAGAATGAGCAGGAAGCAGATCGCATCGGCATTCAGGTGCTTCAGCGCGCCGGCTTCGATCCTGAGGCGATGCCCAACTTTCTGCAAAAGCTGGCCGATCAGTCGCGCTTCTCTTCAAAACCGCCCGAAATCCTGCTGACGCACCCGTTGCCAGACAGCCGCCTTTCAGATGCGCGCAACCGCGCCAATCAGATGAAGCCGGTGGTGGTGCAGTCATCTCAGGATTATTACATGGCGAAGGTTCGTGCACTGGGTATGTATGCCACCGGGCAGAATCAGCTCACCGATGACATTCTGGCTACGCTGAGCAAAGGCAATACCCGCGAGCAGGCGGCCGCGCAGTATGGCAAAGCGGTACAGTTTCTTCAGGCAAAAAGCTTCGCTAATGCGAAAAAGATTGTGGCGCCGATGCTGGCTAAGGAGCCCGCCAACGCCTGGTATCTGGATATCATGACCGACATCGACATCGGGCTTAAGCAGCCGCAGCAGGCTATCGCCATGCTGCTGGCGGCAAAAGGCGCCAGTGCCAGCCCGGTGGTGCAGCTGAACCTTGCTAATGCCTATGTGGAAGCGAAGCAGCCCGCCAGCGCCAGCAAAATTCTCTATCGTTACACCTGGGCGCATAAAGAGGATCCTAACGGCTGGGATCTGCTGGCCCAGGCCAGTGCCGATCAGGGGCTGAACGATGAAGAGCAGGCGGCGCGTGCCGAGAGTCTGGCCCTCAACGGTCAACTTGATCAGGCGATCAGAAGCCTGAGCAGCGCCAGCTCCGCCGTGCCGTTAGGCAGCCTGAAGCAGGCCCGCTACGATGCCCGCATCGACCAGTTCCGCCAGCTACAGGAACGGTTCCGCAAATATCAGAAATCATAA
- a CDS encoding ABC transporter permease, with amino-acid sequence MSVPLLSTPTHAQPGGRRGSLLRKVQWMLVPALLFFAAFWLLPFARLVMMGMQPDNSTGVNAYWTILTQPQYLRSLGVTVLLSLLVSLLAVALCAITGCFLARHHFTGRSVLLAMLTFPLAFPGVVVGFLVVMLAGRQGLLAQISLALFGERWVFAYSLAGLFVAYLYFSVPRVVMTLVAACEKLDPSLEEAARSLGASQWRVVWDVIVPGISPALFSSGAICFATSMGAFGTAFTLGTDLKVLPLTIYGEFTNYANFATAAALSVAMGGVAWLALILARWLAGDHKGIA; translated from the coding sequence ATGTCCGTGCCGTTGCTCAGCACCCCTACGCACGCCCAGCCGGGCGGACGTAGGGGGTCGCTTCTCCGCAAAGTGCAATGGATGCTGGTGCCAGCGCTGCTCTTTTTCGCCGCGTTCTGGCTGTTACCCTTCGCCAGACTGGTGATGATGGGGATGCAGCCCGATAACAGCACCGGCGTAAATGCTTACTGGACTATTCTCACCCAGCCGCAGTATCTCCGCAGCCTGGGCGTTACCGTGCTTCTCTCGCTGCTGGTCTCCCTGCTGGCGGTGGCTCTCTGTGCCATCACTGGCTGTTTCCTCGCCCGCCATCACTTTACCGGTCGCTCCGTTTTACTGGCCATGCTGACCTTCCCGCTCGCCTTTCCCGGCGTGGTGGTGGGATTTTTAGTGGTGATGCTGGCGGGGCGGCAGGGGCTGCTGGCGCAAATCAGCCTCGCGCTGTTTGGTGAGCGCTGGGTATTTGCCTACTCGCTGGCTGGCCTGTTTGTCGCCTACCTCTACTTTTCTGTTCCCCGCGTGGTGATGACGCTGGTGGCTGCCTGCGAAAAACTCGACCCGTCTTTGGAAGAGGCCGCGCGTTCTCTGGGCGCAAGCCAGTGGCGGGTGGTCTGGGATGTGATTGTTCCGGGCATCTCGCCCGCGCTCTTCTCCAGCGGTGCCATCTGTTTTGCCACCAGCATGGGCGCATTTGGTACGGCGTTTACGTTAGGGACCGATCTGAAGGTGCTGCCGCTGACCATCTACGGAGAGTTTACCAATTATGCCAATTTCGCCACTGCGGCCGCGCTGTCGGTAGCCATGGGCGGCGTGGCCTGGCTGGCACTCATTCTGGCGCGCTGGCTGGCCGGTGACCATAAGGGGATCGCGTGA
- the uraA gene encoding uracil permease: MTRRAIGVSERPPLLQTIPLSFQHLFAMFGATVLVPILFHINPATVLLFNGLGTLLYLFICKGKIPAYLGSSFAFISPVLLLLPLGYEVALGGFILCGVLFCLVALIVKKAGTGWLDVMFPPAAMGAIVAVIGLELAGVAANMAGLLPANGAAVESKTIIISMVTLAVTVFGSVLFRGFMAIIPILIGVLVGYALSSAMGIVNWSAVEAAPWFALPTFYKPRFEWVAMLTILPAALVVIAEHIGHLVVTANIVKKDLLKDPGLHRSMFANGISTVFSGFFGSTPNTTYGENIGVMAITRVYSTWVIGGAAILAILLSCVGKLAAAIQAIPVPVMGGVSLLLYGVIGASGIRVLIESKVDYNKAQNLILTSVILIIGVSGATVHIGAAELKGMALATIVGVLLSLIFKLISLVRPEEVVLDPEDRDRP, from the coding sequence ATGACTCGTCGTGCAATTGGCGTCAGCGAGCGTCCGCCGCTGCTGCAAACTATTCCGCTCAGCTTCCAGCATCTGTTCGCCATGTTTGGCGCCACGGTACTGGTACCGATCCTGTTCCATATCAATCCGGCCACGGTGCTGCTGTTTAACGGGCTGGGCACGCTGCTCTATCTCTTTATCTGTAAGGGAAAAATCCCCGCCTATCTGGGTTCCAGCTTCGCCTTTATCTCCCCTGTATTACTTCTTCTGCCGCTGGGTTATGAAGTGGCGCTGGGCGGATTTATCCTTTGTGGCGTGCTCTTCTGTCTGGTGGCACTGATCGTTAAAAAGGCCGGAACCGGCTGGCTGGACGTGATGTTCCCCCCTGCGGCGATGGGCGCAATCGTGGCGGTAATCGGCCTGGAGCTGGCGGGCGTGGCGGCGAATATGGCGGGGCTGCTGCCTGCTAACGGCGCTGCCGTCGAGAGCAAAACCATTATTATTTCGATGGTCACCCTCGCCGTGACGGTATTTGGCTCCGTACTGTTCCGCGGCTTTATGGCGATTATCCCGATTCTGATCGGCGTGCTGGTGGGCTATGCGCTCTCCTCGGCAATGGGGATTGTGAACTGGTCTGCGGTAGAGGCTGCGCCCTGGTTTGCGCTGCCCACGTTCTATAAGCCCCGTTTCGAATGGGTGGCGATGCTGACTATTCTGCCTGCAGCGCTGGTGGTGATTGCGGAGCACATAGGGCATCTGGTGGTCACCGCCAATATCGTGAAAAAAGATCTGCTGAAAGATCCTGGCCTTCACCGGTCGATGTTTGCTAACGGGATCTCAACCGTGTTCTCCGGCTTCTTCGGCTCCACGCCTAACACCACCTACGGCGAAAACATTGGGGTGATGGCAATTACCCGCGTTTACAGCACCTGGGTGATTGGCGGTGCGGCTATCCTCGCCATCCTGCTCTCCTGCGTGGGTAAGCTGGCGGCAGCAATTCAGGCTATTCCGGTGCCGGTAATGGGTGGCGTTTCGCTGCTGCTGTACGGCGTGATTGGCGCTTCCGGTATCCGCGTGCTGATCGAGTCAAAGGTTGACTATAACAAGGCGCAGAACCTGATCCTCACCTCGGTGATCCTGATTATCGGCGTCAGCGGCGCTACCGTACATATTGGTGCCGCCGAGCTGAAAGGGATGGCGCTGGCGACCATCGTGGGCGTTCTGCTGAGCCTGATCTTTAAGCTCATCAGCCTGGTGCGCCCGGAAGAAGTGGTGCTTGATCCTGAAGATCGGGATCGTCCATAA
- a CDS encoding sulfur reduction protein DsrE — MRQTLNVAAVAIIASLATVAALKAPTIIEKVSSLTAGNATQPEGFWQTPAIKGYGKIHNRPESAFRPQSSEQYNVVFQVQDGHEPKKAVNAELEKVARTVNLYVASGVPLESLKFVVAIAGSATPVVLNNERYREEFGVDNPNLPLIARLREAGVVVSVCDQAVAGHRYGFDWVDKNVTHALSNLTTITTLEKKGYMLMPM, encoded by the coding sequence ATGCGTCAGACCCTCAACGTTGCCGCCGTCGCGATTATCGCCTCGCTGGCTACCGTGGCGGCCCTTAAGGCGCCCACCATCATTGAAAAAGTGTCCAGCCTGACCGCAGGCAATGCCACCCAGCCTGAAGGATTCTGGCAGACGCCAGCGATCAAAGGATATGGCAAAATCCATAACCGGCCTGAGAGCGCGTTTCGCCCGCAAAGCAGCGAGCAGTACAACGTGGTTTTCCAGGTTCAGGATGGGCACGAGCCGAAAAAAGCGGTGAATGCCGAACTGGAGAAAGTAGCCCGCACGGTCAATCTTTATGTGGCTTCCGGCGTTCCGCTGGAGAGTCTGAAATTTGTCGTCGCCATCGCCGGGTCCGCCACGCCGGTGGTGCTGAACAATGAACGATATCGCGAAGAATTTGGGGTCGATAATCCCAATCTGCCGCTGATTGCCAGACTTCGTGAGGCGGGCGTCGTGGTTTCCGTTTGCGATCAGGCAGTCGCCGGGCATCGCTATGGCTTTGACTGGGTGGACAAAAATGTCACCCACGCGCTCTCTAACCTGACCACTATTACTACGCTGGAGAAAAAAGGCTATATGCTGATGCCGATGTAA
- a CDS encoding LacI family DNA-binding transcriptional regulator, whose product MTDLLRVAKLAGVSRATAARAFSSPELVREETRHNVFAAAEQLGFRPNHIARQLRTQSSRTLGVLLPSLRNPVFAEQLQAMEIAAQKKGYALLIATSDYQPQREAEIVENMLRQRVDGLVLTVADADNSAVLSDLQQEAVPVVLVHNAPQKIALPSVCVNNRQAMRQATEHLLALGHRHIGMIAGPILQSDRALQRYQGYCDAMSSAGLQPASVLEMPSHTRSDLQTLLPALRGGQAMTALLCTNDLLAISVMGELLRAGYRVPQQISIIGFDGIDLGRLVYPSLTSVVQPLRNMGTQAITHLLTLIAGQHADSLLPLPAQLRLGESIAPPPVPIFL is encoded by the coding sequence GTGACAGATTTATTACGCGTGGCCAAACTGGCTGGTGTTTCCCGCGCAACGGCGGCCCGGGCATTTTCCTCGCCTGAGCTGGTGCGGGAAGAGACCCGGCATAACGTATTTGCGGCCGCCGAGCAGCTGGGCTTCCGTCCCAACCATATTGCCCGTCAGCTGCGCACGCAATCCTCGCGCACGCTGGGGGTGCTGCTTCCCTCCCTGAGAAATCCCGTCTTTGCCGAACAGCTGCAGGCCATGGAAATCGCTGCGCAGAAAAAGGGCTATGCGCTGCTGATCGCTACCAGTGATTATCAGCCCCAGCGGGAAGCTGAGATCGTCGAGAATATGCTGCGCCAGCGCGTTGACGGCCTGGTGCTGACCGTGGCAGATGCTGACAACAGCGCGGTACTCTCTGATCTCCAGCAGGAGGCTGTTCCCGTGGTGCTGGTGCATAATGCACCGCAAAAAATCGCGCTGCCTTCAGTCTGCGTGAATAACCGCCAGGCGATGCGGCAGGCCACAGAACATCTGCTGGCGCTGGGGCACCGGCATATCGGCATGATCGCCGGGCCGATCCTGCAGTCAGACCGTGCGCTGCAACGCTACCAGGGCTATTGCGACGCGATGAGCTCAGCCGGCCTGCAGCCCGCTTCCGTGCTGGAAATGCCCAGCCATACCCGCTCCGACTTACAGACCCTGCTGCCCGCTTTGCGTGGCGGCCAGGCAATGACCGCATTGCTTTGTACCAATGACCTTCTGGCCATCAGCGTGATGGGCGAGCTGCTGCGTGCGGGCTACCGCGTGCCGCAGCAAATTTCCATTATCGGCTTCGACGGCATTGACCTCGGGCGGCTGGTTTATCCGTCGCTGACCTCAGTAGTGCAACCTTTACGGAACATGGGAACCCAGGCGATTACGCATCTGCTGACGTTGATCGCCGGACAGCACGCTGACTCCCTCCTGCCGCTGCCCGCGCAGTTAAGGCTGGGGGAAAGCATCGCGCCGCCTCCTGTTCCGATTTTTCTATAA
- a CDS encoding DsrE family protein — translation MRPVVSYLLIAVVAGFVGASFSKAPDIVDKLSERFGNKASDPEGFWTTPAIDGYGKIHYESDVAYKPAAGESNKIVFQITKAENGPNDPNLGLERVARVVNLYVASGIPADQLKFVVSVTGDGTPAMLNNEQYKKLFGMDNPNLKLISELRAKGVDVSVCDQSVAFHHFQHDWIDKSVTHALSSPTTVSTLENQGYAFLAM, via the coding sequence ATGCGTCCAGTAGTATCCTATTTATTAATTGCCGTCGTAGCCGGTTTTGTCGGCGCCAGTTTTTCTAAAGCTCCCGATATTGTCGATAAACTGAGCGAGCGTTTTGGTAATAAAGCCAGCGACCCGGAAGGTTTCTGGACCACGCCAGCTATCGACGGCTATGGCAAAATTCATTACGAATCAGACGTCGCTTATAAACCGGCAGCGGGCGAGAGCAATAAAATCGTTTTTCAGATCACCAAAGCAGAAAATGGACCGAACGATCCTAATCTCGGTCTGGAGCGGGTTGCCCGGGTGGTAAACCTCTATGTGGCTTCCGGCATTCCTGCCGACCAGCTGAAATTTGTGGTCTCCGTTACTGGCGACGGCACGCCGGCAATGCTGAATAATGAACAGTATAAAAAGTTGTTCGGTATGGACAATCCTAACCTGAAGCTGATTAGTGAGCTGCGGGCGAAAGGGGTTGATGTCTCGGTCTGCGATCAGTCGGTAGCCTTCCACCATTTCCAGCACGACTGGATTGATAAGTCTGTGACGCACGCGCTCTCCAGCCCGACCACGGTTTCAACCCTGGAGAACCAGGGCTACGCCTTCCTCGCGATGTAA
- the arsC gene encoding arsenate reductase (glutaredoxin) (This arsenate reductase requires both glutathione and glutaredoxin to convert arsenate to arsenite, after which the efflux transporter formed by ArsA and ArsB can extrude the arsenite from the cell, providing resistance.), protein MSEVQIYHNPRCTKSRETLTLLQEKGVEPEVILYLASPPDVATLQALLAMLGFSSARDLMRKKEEIYKTLALEDKTLSEAQLLQAMAENPKLIERPIVINKGIARLGRPPEQVLTIL, encoded by the coding sequence ATGTCGGAAGTGCAGATTTATCACAATCCACGCTGTACCAAAAGCCGGGAAACGCTGACGCTGCTCCAGGAAAAAGGGGTTGAGCCAGAAGTAATTCTTTATCTGGCATCGCCTCCGGACGTGGCAACGCTGCAGGCGCTGTTAGCTATGCTCGGCTTCAGCTCGGCACGGGATCTGATGAGGAAGAAAGAAGAGATTTATAAAACGCTGGCGCTTGAAGATAAAACGTTGAGCGAGGCGCAGCTGCTGCAGGCGATGGCAGAAAATCCAAAACTGATTGAGCGGCCAATTGTCATCAATAAAGGTATAGCGCGCCTGGGCCGCCCGCCCGAGCAGGTGCTGACCATCCTGTAA
- a CDS encoding ABC transporter ATP-binding protein, which yields MADSLSIHLRRCSRTFAGNAVALHPSDLDIVAGETLVLLGPSGCGKTTTLRIISGLESSDEGGEVWFGDRNVTALPIEKRNVGMVFQNYALFPNMNVADNVGYGLRIQGINKTERRARVDEMLAMVDLLPFAHRPVQALSGGQKQRVSLARALAARPKVLLFDEPLAALDVKLRERLREEIGHLLRKLGMTAVYVTHDQQEAMALGDRIAVLERGRVVQIGTPREIYQHPATRFVADFVGAINCIQPATSGRPARYCRPEDIQLSQTATGHRSGRIVEQLFLGASQRLFIDIGGEKPVQVERAAREQWHTGQQVGVIIADELMMNFD from the coding sequence ATGGCAGACTCCCTGAGTATTCATTTACGTCGTTGTTCACGCACGTTTGCCGGCAATGCCGTTGCTCTGCACCCCTCTGATTTAGATATCGTGGCGGGTGAAACGCTGGTGCTGCTGGGGCCTTCTGGCTGCGGCAAAACCACCACGCTGCGTATTATCAGCGGTCTGGAGTCTTCGGACGAGGGGGGAGAAGTCTGGTTTGGCGATCGTAACGTCACCGCGCTGCCGATCGAAAAACGCAATGTCGGCATGGTGTTCCAGAACTATGCGCTGTTTCCCAATATGAACGTGGCCGACAACGTGGGTTACGGCCTGCGCATTCAGGGTATCAACAAAACCGAGCGCCGGGCACGAGTGGACGAGATGCTGGCGATGGTGGATCTGCTGCCTTTTGCGCATCGTCCCGTTCAGGCGCTCTCGGGGGGGCAGAAGCAGCGCGTCTCGCTGGCTCGCGCGCTGGCGGCCCGGCCCAAAGTGCTGCTGTTTGACGAGCCGCTGGCAGCACTGGACGTGAAGCTTCGCGAGCGCCTGCGGGAAGAGATTGGGCATCTGCTGCGCAAGCTGGGTATGACGGCCGTCTATGTCACGCACGATCAGCAGGAAGCGATGGCGCTGGGCGATCGCATCGCCGTGCTTGAGCGGGGCCGCGTTGTGCAAATCGGCACTCCGCGGGAGATCTATCAACATCCCGCAACCCGTTTTGTGGCGGATTTTGTGGGTGCCATTAACTGCATTCAGCCCGCAACAAGCGGGAGGCCTGCACGCTATTGCCGTCCTGAAGATATTCAGCTGAGCCAGACAGCCACCGGGCACCGCAGCGGACGGATAGTTGAGCAGCTGTTCCTGGGAGCCAGCCAGCGTCTGTTTATTGATATTGGCGGCGAAAAGCCTGTTCAGGTGGAGCGTGCTGCCCGCGAGCAGTGGCACACTGGCCAGCAGGTTGGGGTAATTATCGCCGACGAACTGATGATGAATTTTGATTAA
- the upp gene encoding uracil phosphoribosyltransferase, producing MKIVEVKHPLVKHKLGLMREHDVSTKRFRELASEVGSLLTYEATSDLETETVTIEGWNGPVEIEQIKGKKITVVPILRAGLGMMEGVLEHVPSARISVVGVYRDEETLEPVPYFQKLVSNIEERMALVVDPMLATGGSMIATIDLLKKAGCTSIKVLVLVAAPEGIAALEKAHPDVELYTASVDQGLNEKGYIIPGLGDAGDKIFGTK from the coding sequence ATGAAGATCGTGGAAGTCAAACACCCGCTGGTCAAACATAAACTGGGCCTGATGCGTGAACATGACGTAAGCACCAAGCGTTTTCGTGAACTCGCCTCAGAAGTGGGAAGTCTGCTGACTTATGAAGCCACCTCCGACCTGGAAACCGAAACGGTGACCATTGAAGGCTGGAACGGTCCGGTAGAGATTGAGCAGATCAAAGGCAAGAAAATTACCGTGGTGCCGATCCTGCGTGCCGGGCTTGGCATGATGGAGGGCGTGCTGGAGCATGTTCCCAGCGCGCGCATCAGCGTAGTGGGCGTTTACCGTGATGAAGAGACGCTGGAGCCGGTGCCCTACTTCCAGAAGCTGGTGTCGAACATTGAAGAGCGTATGGCGCTGGTGGTTGACCCGATGCTGGCAACCGGCGGCTCGATGATCGCCACTATCGACCTGCTGAAAAAGGCGGGCTGCACCAGCATCAAAGTGCTGGTGCTGGTTGCCGCACCGGAAGGGATTGCCGCGCTGGAAAAAGCGCACCCGGATGTTGAGCTCTACACCGCGTCAGTTGATCAGGGACTGAACGAGAAGGGGTATATTATCCCCGGCTTGGGCGACGCAGGCGATAAGATCTTCGGTACGAAATAG
- the hda gene encoding DnaA inactivator Hda: MNTPAQLSLPLYLPDDETFASFWPGENPSLIAALQSALQQEHGSYFYFWSREGGGRSHLLHAACAELSARGEAVGYVPLDKRTWFVPEVLDGMEQLPLICIDNIECIAGDEPWEMAIFDLYNRILETGRTRLLITADRPPRQLNLKLADLASRLDWGQIYRLQPLSDEDKLQALQLRARLRGFELPEDVGRFLLKRLDREMRTLFVTLDKLDRASISAQRKLTIPFVKEALGL, from the coding sequence CTGAACACACCGGCACAGCTCTCTTTGCCACTCTATCTGCCCGATGATGAAACCTTCGCCAGTTTCTGGCCGGGGGAGAACCCCTCGCTGATCGCCGCACTGCAAAGCGCGTTGCAGCAGGAGCATGGCAGCTACTTCTATTTCTGGTCGCGTGAAGGGGGCGGTCGCAGCCATTTACTGCATGCCGCCTGTGCAGAACTCTCCGCCCGCGGCGAAGCTGTGGGCTATGTTCCGCTGGATAAGCGTACCTGGTTCGTGCCGGAAGTGCTGGACGGAATGGAGCAGCTGCCGCTGATCTGCATCGACAATATCGAATGCATCGCCGGGGATGAGCCCTGGGAAATGGCAATTTTCGATCTCTATAACCGCATTCTCGAAACCGGCAGAACCCGCTTACTGATCACTGCAGATCGTCCTCCCCGGCAGCTGAACCTGAAGTTAGCCGATCTCGCTTCCCGTCTCGACTGGGGGCAGATTTACCGGCTTCAGCCGCTGTCCGATGAAGACAAGCTTCAGGCGCTGCAGCTGCGGGCCAGATTACGCGGGTTTGAGCTACCGGAAGATGTGGGCCGTTTCCTGCTGAAACGGTTGGATCGCGAGATGCGTACGCTGTTTGTGACGCTGGATAAACTGGATCGCGCTTCCATCAGTGCCCAGCGTAAGCTGACCATTCCGTTCGTGAAGGAAGCGCTGGGTCTCTGA